The region CGTACGCAATGGCACAATTGTGGCCCGCGGCTACAACAAGGTACTGCACACCCACGACCCCACAGCACACGCCGAGGTAGAGGCCATCCGGGCAGCAACCCAAACCCTGGGCACTCACGACCTCTCCGACTGCGAGATCTACGCCAGCTCCCAGCCCTGCCCTATGTGTATCGGCGCCATCTACTGGGCCAGGCTGAGCAAAGTATACTATGGCAACCGGCACGAGGAGGCGGCTCGCATCGGTTTCGACGATTCTTTTATTTACGAGGAGTTGGAGAAGCCTGTGGAGCAACGGCGCATCCCCATGGTGCAGCTGTTACCGGAGGAGGCCCGGAAGGCTTTTGAGGCCTGGGAGCAGAAGGCGGACAAGCAGCCTTACTGAGTTAGAGAGTTAGAGAGTTAGAGAGTTAGAGAGTTAGAGAGTTAGAGAGTTAAGGTATACTTTATAGTTTGGAGTAGAGTCTAAAAAAAGATGCTAAACTCACTTTAAGAGTATAAAAAAACTGCTGGCCATACTTTTTAAGGTATAGCCAGCAGTTTTTTTATAATCCCAGCTTTTAAGCCGGATAGCTCATTTGTCTTTTGTCAAACAGTCCTTTGTCTAACGACTAGCGCTGCTTCATCATGTTAGCCAGGTTACCGAGGCCGCCGCGCTTACCGGACATCTTGTTCATCGAGCGCATCATCTTGCGCATGTCGTTGAACTGCTTCATCAGGTTGTTCACCTGCGTCACGTCGGTGCCGCTGCCTTTGGCGATACGGGCACGGCGGCTGCCGCTGATGATATCCGGGTTCTCACGCTCCTGCGGCGTCATGGACTTGATGATGGCCTCGATCGGCTTGAAGGCGTTCTCATCGATCTCCACATCCTTCAGGGCCTTCCCAACGCCCGGTATCATACCTACCAGGTCTTTGATGTCACCCATTTTCTTGATCTGCTCCAGCTGTGTGAGGAAGTCATCGAAGTTGAACTGGTTCTTGCGGATCTTCTGGTTGATACGCTTCGCCTCATCCTCGTCGAAAGCCTGCTGCGCACGCTCCACCAGGGAGATCACGTCGCCCATGCCCAGGATTCGCTGCGCCATACGGTCCGGATAGAACAGGTCCAGCGCCTCCATCTTCTCACCGGTAGAGATAAATTTGATCGGCTTCTCCACCACGGCACGAATAGAGAGTGCGGCACCACCACGCGAGTCACCGTCCAGCTTGGTGAGCACCACGCCGTCGAAGTTGATACGCTCATTAAAGGTCTTGGCCGTGTTCACCGCATCCTGGCCCGTCATGGAATCCACCACAAACAGGGTCTCGGTTGGCTTAATGGCCTTCTTGATCTCGGCTATCTCCTTCATCATCGCCTCGTCCACGGCCAAACGACCGGCGGTGTCGATGATCACGACTTTCTTATGCGTCTTCCTGGCGTGCTCCACGGCATTCAGGGCAATCTGCACCGGGTTCTTGTTCTCCGGCTCGGTATAGGCCTCCACGCCCACCTGCTCAGCCAGCACCTGCAGCTGGTTAATCGCCGCCGGACGGTACACGTCGCAGGCAGCCACCATAACAGAACGGCCCTGCTTTTTGATGTAATTGGCTAATTTGCCTGTGAAGGTGGTTTTACCAGAACCCTGCAAACCAGAGATGAGGATGATGGCCGGTTCGCCTTTCAGGTTGATGTCCTGCTTCTCGCCGCCCATCAGCTCGGTCAGCTCCTCGTGCATGATCTTCACCATCAGCTGGCCCGGCGACACCGCGATCAGTACGTCACGGCCAAGGGCTTTCTCCTTGATGTTGTCGGTTACAGTTTTGGCAACTTTATAGTTCACGTCGGCATCTACCAGGGCACGGCGCACCTCTTTGATAGTGGCGGCTACGTTGATCTCGGTAATGCTTCCCTGGCCTTTCAGCGTTTTAAAGGCACGGTCTAACTTGTTACTTAAATTATCGAACATGTTCTTTTCTGGATTTACCTACAAAAATACGGATTATCAGGAAAACTTACTACTTTATTGTACGGCTTCGGCCCGAGCAGTTTGTGCTGCATCAAAAGTATAAAGACAACAGCAGCCTTTCGGGCGCGTAAAGCCATTATCAGAATGATTAATTCCCTATATTTGACAACGAATGCATAGTGCCTATTGCCTTGAAAGAAACTGACCAAACCGATATACTCTACATTTCCT is a window of Pontibacter kalidii DNA encoding:
- a CDS encoding nucleoside deaminase, encoding MENKQVRHEEFMREAISLSIEKMKEGYGGPFGAVIVRNGTIVARGYNKVLHTHDPTAHAEVEAIRAATQTLGTHDLSDCEIYASSQPCPMCIGAIYWARLSKVYYGNRHEEAARIGFDDSFIYEELEKPVEQRRIPMVQLLPEEARKAFEAWEQKADKQPY
- the ffh gene encoding signal recognition particle protein; amino-acid sequence: MFDNLSNKLDRAFKTLKGQGSITEINVAATIKEVRRALVDADVNYKVAKTVTDNIKEKALGRDVLIAVSPGQLMVKIMHEELTELMGGEKQDINLKGEPAIILISGLQGSGKTTFTGKLANYIKKQGRSVMVAACDVYRPAAINQLQVLAEQVGVEAYTEPENKNPVQIALNAVEHARKTHKKVVIIDTAGRLAVDEAMMKEIAEIKKAIKPTETLFVVDSMTGQDAVNTAKTFNERINFDGVVLTKLDGDSRGGAALSIRAVVEKPIKFISTGEKMEALDLFYPDRMAQRILGMGDVISLVERAQQAFDEDEAKRINQKIRKNQFNFDDFLTQLEQIKKMGDIKDLVGMIPGVGKALKDVEIDENAFKPIEAIIKSMTPQERENPDIISGSRRARIAKGSGTDVTQVNNLMKQFNDMRKMMRSMNKMSGKRGGLGNLANMMKQR